The following nucleotide sequence is from Barnesiella viscericola DSM 18177.
TTATCCGTCTTCTCATTCGATACTCCTGTACATGATTCCGCACACCTTTCGGGCGAAAGGGCAACGCGTCGGTATCAGAGCATTTTCAGAGCCTGTTTGATCACCTCCTCGACCCGCATCGACGGGGTCTCGCGCAACAGCTTTTGAACCGCCTTTTGCGACTGGGGCTGCGAAAATCCAAGCATCACCAACGCGGCCACGGCTTCCTCGTAAACCTCGGAGGCTGCGGGCGTACTTATTACTAACGGATTGTCGGTAGGTTTTATTTTATCTTTCAAGTCAACAATTACACGTTGTGCCGTTTTCGCCCCGATTCCCTTGACCGATTTCAACAGGTTCAGATTTTCGGAGGCGATGGCCTGCTCCAATTCGGCGGGATTGAGCGACGACAGAATCATGCGCGCCGTGTTGGGCCCCACCCCCGAAACCGAGATGAGCGCCACAAACAGCTCCCGCTCGTGACGGTCGCCAAAACCGTAAAGCTGATAGGCATCTTCGCGAATGGCTTCGTAGACATAGAGCCGGGTCGATTTCCCCTTGGCCAGACTCGAATAGGTGTTGAGCGAAATGTTGAGCAGGTAGCCTATACCCATGCACTCGACCACTGCCGTGGCGGGAGTGAGCTCGGTCACCTCGCCGGTAATATATTCTATCATAGAGATTTATCTTTATCACAATTTTCAGGGCTGGGCCGGATAGCGCCCCGGAACTTCCTCTCGCCTCGGTCCCGGACACTGCTCTCTGCCCTCCCGCTATGCGATTGCAAACTTAACAATTTATCGGGAATCGGGGAAATATAGCTCTTTTGTTTTTGCCGGTCTTTCACTCAAAAAAAATGAAATACCGGTAAAACGCCCGAACAAATCACGGGGAAAGTTGTTAATCTTTATAT
It contains:
- the ruvA gene encoding Holliday junction branch migration protein RuvA, producing MIEYITGEVTELTPATAVVECMGIGYLLNISLNTYSSLAKGKSTRLYVYEAIREDAYQLYGFGDRHERELFVALISVSGVGPNTARMILSSLNPAELEQAIASENLNLLKSVKGIGAKTAQRVIVDLKDKIKPTDNPLVISTPAASEVYEEAVAALVMLGFSQPQSQKAVQKLLRETPSMRVEEVIKQALKML